A stretch of Henckelia pumila isolate YLH828 chromosome 4, ASM3356847v2, whole genome shotgun sequence DNA encodes these proteins:
- the LOC140860581 gene encoding WAT1-related protein At1g68170-like, whose amino-acid sequence MGRFCDAIHGLKPTIMMVIVQIAVTGVNVFYKLAANDGMSMRVLVAYRLIFAAVTVVPIALVVERKKRPKLTWKIAFQIFLSALFGGSMAQNLYAESLALTTVTFAAATSNLMPAVTFVLAILFRMEKLGWTTMAGKAKVMGTFLSIGGAMLLTFYKGLEVKLWSTHVHLLPTNQHADGHVAAAHQKSINNIIGLVLAIACCVSYSFALIIQAKVSEKYPCHYSSTALISVVGSIQAVVYAFSSEKDWSQWKLGWNLRLLIVVYMGIVGSGIMWVLTMSCLKMRGPLFVSVFNPLSLVLVAISCSLFLGENLHLGSVLGAAIIIGGLYVVLWGKSKEIKKVCRLAPSSEEQSVKSDHNVAAGGIMAVAPNFVPSTEIMRVSEEEDEEADLEAKVSEPQTSIS is encoded by the exons ATGGGGAGATTTTGTGATGCCATACATGGCCTGAAACCCACGATTATGATGGTGATAGTGCAGATTGCGGTGACGGGAGTCAACGTGTTCTACAAATTGGCGGCCAACGACGGCATGAGCATGCGAGTTCTCGTCGCCTACCGTCTCATCTTCGCCGCCGTTACTGTTGTTCCCATTGCCCTTGTCGTCGAAAG GAAAAAGAGGCCGAAATTGACGTGGAAAATTGCCTTTCAAATATTTCTTTCTGCGTTGTTTGG GGGATCAATGGCACAAAATTTATACGCGGAGAGCTTAGCACTGACAACCGTCACGTTTGCCGCAGCTACGTCTAACCTCATGCCCGCTGTCACCTTTGTTTTAGCAATTCTTTttag GATGGAGAAATTGGGGTGGACGACGATGGCAGGGAAAGCAAAGGTGATGGGGACATTTCTGAGTATAGGAGGAGCTATGCTTTTGACTTTTTACAAAGGCTTGGAAGTCAAACTTTGGTCAACCCATGTTCACCTTCTTCCTACAAATCAACATGCAGACGGCCACGTGGCAGCAGCCCACCAAAAGTCCATTAATAACATCATAGGCCTTGTGCTCGCCATCGCCTGCTGCGTCTCTTACTCGTTTGCATTGATTATTCAG GCTAAAGTCAGTGAGAAGTACCCTTGCCATTATTCAAGCACGGCTCTGATTTCGGTGGTGGGATCGATTCAAGCTGTGGTTTATGCATTCTCTTCGGAAAAGGATTGGAGCCAATGGAAACTCGGATGGAACCTCAGGCTCCTAATCGTAGTTTACATG gGAATCGTTGGATCTGGAATAATGTGGGTTTTGACGATGTCGTGCTTGAAGATGAGGGGACCATTGTTCGTCTCCGTTTTCAATCCACTGTCGCTTGTACTTGTAGCAATTTCTTGCTCTCTCTTTCTCGGCGAAAACTTACACTTAGGAAG TGTGCTTGGCGCCGCGATAATCATAGGTGGTTTGTACGTCGTGTTGTGGGGGAAAAgcaaagaaatcaagaaagtGTGTAGACTTGCTCCATCGAGTGAAGAACAAAGCGTAAAGAGCGATCATAATGTTGCCGCCGGCGGCATCATGGCCGTGGCGCCAAATTTTGTACCGAGCACCGAAATCATGCGAGTTTCGGAAGAAGAGGATGAAGAAGCAGATTTAGAGGCAAAGGTCTCAGAACCTCAAACAAGCATATCTTGA